TATCTAATGTGGATGCAAAATCGCTCGGATACATCGGATGTACTTCATGGCGCCCGCACTTCATTTCCTCGACGATTTGACGATGAATATGTTCAATATGCGGCAATGTCCGCTTGTTCAACATCGTTTCCGCTGAGACCATGACACCTTCTTCGGCGAGCAAGCGGCTGTTTTCAATCATCCGCTCAAACAGTTTTGCCCGTTGCTCACGAGAAGGTTTTTTCTCCATCATCGCAAATCCTGCATCGATGAAGTCATCAATGGTTCCCCAGTTGTGGGAAATGTGCAGGACGTCTAAATACGGGGCAATTTCTAAATACCGATCGATCGGTAACGTTAAGTTCGAGTTAATTTGCGTCCGCACTCCGCGTTCATGGGCATATTTTAAAAGTGGTAAGACATAATTTTTTACCGATTTGGTTGAAAGCATCGGCTCGCCACCGGTAATACTTAACGAACGAAGGTGTGGAATTTCATCTAACCGTTTTAATAATAAGTCTAATGGAAGTGCATCCGGATCTTTCGTTTGTAACGTATATCCAACGGCACAATGCTCGCAGCGCATATTACATAACGTCGTTGTTGTAAATTCGACATTGGAAAGTGTCAATTGGCCGTGCTCTTTTACATCTAAATAAGCTTCCCACGGATCGTAGGAAGGGGTAATTGGTTTCAATTGTTGTACTTGTTCCATGATTGGTTTCCCCTTACATTGAATTTTCCTTATGTCATTATCAAAGAGAAGCCAACAGATTGTCAACGATAAAACAAATGGAAGAAATCATTGCACAATTTCCACCCATTCGGTACGATGGAAGTAGCGAAAGGAGAGATAGTTTGAACAACGTAGCAGTTAACAAAGACCAACAACTTGAATACGTCAAACAACGTCTAAGCATGTTTTTACAAATGCTTGATGCTCTCGATCCAGAACAAGCCGAACTTGAAGACATTGATCGCTTAATCGAAATGATTGATGAGCTTGAAGCAAAAGTGGAACAAGTAAAAAAGTAAAGTTTCATAGTGTAGGATGAAAAACTGGCTCGGCATGGGTCAGTTTTTTTATTAGGTAAAAATTTTTACCAGTTGAATCCGTTTTCAGCACAACCCTTTTCTATTACTATGTATAGGAGTATAATAATAATCGGAAAAAGTTTGAAATTTTAAAAATTGCTTGTTGTTTGCTCGGGCAAAAGGGAAAGGGGAAGAATCATGAATATAGAAAAATTCCGTGAAAGTATGTACCAACTCATCGTGGAAACGTCCACCAATTTGCCAAAAGACGTCCGTCGAGCGATAAAAGCGGCAAAAGAGCGGGAAAATGCAGGAACGCGGGCAGCCATGAGTTTAGCAACGATTACAAACAATATTCGAATGGCAGATGAAAACGTCTCGCCAATTTGCCAAGATACAGGACTTCC
This genomic interval from Bacillus sp. (in: firmicutes) contains the following:
- the yfkAB gene encoding radical SAM/CxCxxxxC motif protein YfkAB, giving the protein MEQVQQLKPITPSYDPWEAYLDVKEHGQLTLSNVEFTTTTLCNMRCEHCAVGYTLQTKDPDALPLDLLLKRLDEIPHLRSLSITGGEPMLSTKSVKNYVLPLLKYAHERGVRTQINSNLTLPIDRYLEIAPYLDVLHISHNWGTIDDFIDAGFAMMEKKPSREQRAKLFERMIENSRLLAEEGVMVSAETMLNKRTLPHIEHIHRQIVEEMKCGRHEVHPMYPSDFASTLDTLTLDELREAIHRLLDIRDENVWMLFGTLPFYPCSQNKEDLTLLKRLYEAKNVTVRNDPDGRSRLNVNIFTGDVIVTDFGDAPPLGNVQTNDLPSIFERWLKSSLAKSLNCHCPAVQCLGPNVLVKNTYYPDVDFTTRKAEIAR